From one Prochlorococcus marinus str. MIT 0912 genomic stretch:
- a CDS encoding form I ribulose bisphosphate carboxylase large subunit, translating into MAKKYDAGVKEYRDTYFTPDYVPLDTDLLACFKCTGQEGVPKEEVAAAVAAESSTGTWSTVWSELLVDLEFYKGRCYRIEDVPGDKDAFYAFIAYPLDLFEEGSITNVLTSLVGNVFGFKALRHLRLEDIRFPMAFIKTCGGPPSGIVVERDRLNKYGRPLLGCTIKPKLGLSGKNYGRVVYECLRGGLDLTKDDENINSQPFQRWRERFEFVAEAVKLAQQETGEVKGHYLNCTATTPEEMYKRAEFAKELDMPIIMHDYITGGFTANTGLANWCRENGMLLHIHRAMHAVIDRHPQHGIHFRVLAKCLRLSGGDQLHTGTVVGKLEGDRQTTLGYIDNLRESFVPEDRTRGNFFDQDWGSMPGVFAVASGGIHVWHMPALLAIFGDDSCLQFGGGTHGHPWGSAAGAAANRVALEACVKARNAGREIEKESRDILLEAAKHSPELAIALETWKEIKFEFDTVDKLDVQ; encoded by the coding sequence ATGGCTAAAAAGTATGATGCTGGAGTTAAGGAGTATAGAGATACTTACTTCACTCCTGATTACGTCCCCCTAGATACTGATCTACTTGCATGTTTTAAATGCACAGGTCAGGAAGGTGTACCTAAGGAAGAGGTTGCAGCAGCTGTTGCGGCTGAATCATCTACAGGTACATGGTCAACAGTTTGGTCAGAATTACTTGTAGATCTTGAATTCTACAAAGGCCGCTGTTACCGCATTGAAGATGTTCCTGGAGACAAGGACGCCTTCTATGCATTTATTGCCTATCCCTTAGATCTTTTTGAAGAAGGATCTATAACTAACGTTTTGACATCACTTGTTGGAAACGTCTTTGGTTTTAAAGCCCTGCGTCATCTTCGTCTTGAAGATATTCGCTTCCCAATGGCATTTATCAAGACCTGCGGCGGACCACCTAGTGGAATCGTAGTTGAACGTGATCGTCTTAATAAATACGGTCGTCCATTACTTGGTTGTACTATTAAGCCAAAACTTGGTCTTTCAGGTAAAAACTACGGTCGTGTTGTTTATGAATGCCTTCGTGGTGGTCTTGATCTAACTAAAGATGATGAGAATATCAATTCTCAGCCATTCCAGCGTTGGAGAGAGCGTTTTGAATTTGTTGCTGAAGCTGTAAAGCTAGCTCAACAGGAAACTGGTGAAGTTAAAGGTCACTACCTGAATTGCACAGCAACTACTCCTGAAGAGATGTATAAGCGTGCTGAGTTCGCTAAGGAACTTGACATGCCAATCATTATGCATGACTACATCACTGGTGGCTTTACTGCTAATACAGGTCTTGCTAATTGGTGCCGTGAGAATGGCATGCTTCTTCATATTCACCGTGCTATGCATGCGGTTATCGACCGTCATCCTCAGCATGGTATCCACTTCAGAGTTCTTGCTAAGTGTTTGCGTCTATCTGGCGGAGATCAACTTCATACAGGAACAGTTGTTGGAAAACTAGAAGGAGACCGTCAAACAACTCTTGGTTATATCGATAACCTACGTGAATCCTTTGTCCCTGAAGACCGTACTCGCGGTAACTTCTTTGATCAAGATTGGGGTTCTATGCCTGGTGTATTTGCTGTGGCATCTGGTGGTATTCATGTTTGGCATATGCCAGCATTGCTTGCAATCTTTGGAGATGATTCATGTCTCCAGTTTGGAGGTGGTACTCATGGACACCCTTGGGGATCAGCGGCTGGTGCGGCTGCGAACCGAGTAGCTCTAGAAGCATGTGTGAAAGCGCGTAATGCAGGTAGAGAAATCGAAAAAGAAAGTCGCGATATCCTTCTAGAAGCTGCAAAGCATAGCCCTGAATTGGCAATTGCTCTTGAGACATGGAAGGAGATTAAGTTCGAATTCGATACAGTCGATAAACTCGACGTTCAGTAG
- a CDS encoding ribulose bisphosphate carboxylase small subunit, producing the protein MPFQSTVGDYQTVATLETFGFLPPMTQDEIYDQIAYIIAQGWSPVIEHVQPSGSMQTYWSYWKLPFFGEKDLNLVVSELEACHRAYPDHHVRIVGYDAYTQSQGTCFVVFQGR; encoded by the coding sequence ATGCCTTTCCAGAGCACAGTAGGTGACTATCAAACAGTCGCCACCCTGGAAACATTCGGCTTCTTACCGCCGATGACCCAGGACGAAATCTACGATCAAATCGCTTATATCATTGCTCAGGGTTGGAGCCCAGTTATTGAGCATGTTCAACCAAGTGGTTCAATGCAGACCTATTGGTCTTATTGGAAATTACCTTTCTTTGGTGAGAAAGATTTAAATTTGGTTGTTAGCGAGTTAGAAGCTTGCCATAGAGCATATCCTGACCATCATGTTCGTATCGTTGGATATGACGCATATACACAAAGTCAAGGTACTTGCTTTGTAGTTTTTCAAGGCCGCTAA